The following proteins are co-located in the Aquarana catesbeiana isolate 2022-GZ linkage group LG02, ASM4218655v1, whole genome shotgun sequence genome:
- the LOC141126405 gene encoding olfactory receptor 52Z1P-like: MTYDRGIKGKKMTYDPGIKGKRVTYDSRTEMDHLGYNKTSSFSHMEFILVGFPGVTKYRPLLALPFSFIYAVILSGNSVVMLVIVLEKSLHTPMYTLIFSLLATNVVYTTAITPKMLLGLFGLNQITLAGCLVQIFTVYFSIMAESTIVLLMAIDRYLAINQPLHYQEIVVKHVIVHSAVNGVIRYSFVVLPLVIIGARLRYCRSNIIPHFHCESMMLFSLGCEESRVQIAGLVMRTLMMFCDIAIILISYLKVLQTVLRIAVGMARYKALHTCSTHLVVVVLIYSSGFLISVLYLPGNSTSYDLQNIFSAIYFLFSATLNPLIYGLRMEGIRSNLQKRWRKKKGLSVQHRKH, from the exons ATGACCTATGACCGAGGTATAAAAGGGAAGAAAATGACCTATGACCcgggtataaaagggaagagagtGACCTATGACTCCAG AACAGAAATGGATCATCTGGGATATAATAAGACCTCGTCCTTCTCTCACATGGAATTTATACTCGTTGGGTTTCCCGGAGTCACAAAGTACCGACCTCTCCTCGCTCTTCCCTTCTCCTTCATATACGCAGTGATACTAAGTGGTAATTCTGTGGTTATGTTGGTCATTGTGTTGGAGAAAAGTCTTCACACTCCGATGTACACACTCATCTTTTCTCTCTTGGCCACCAATGTTGTGTACACCACGGCCATCACACCCAAGATGCTTCTAGGACTGTTTGGCCTTAACCAGATCACCTTGGCTGGCTGTTTGGtgcagatatttactgtatatttcaGCATCATGGCCGAGTCCACAATTGTGCTGCTCATGGCAATAGACAGGTATCTAGCTATCAACCAGCCACTACATTATCAGGAGATTGTAGTCAAGCATGTCATTGTTCACTCAGCAGTCAATGGAGTGATTCGTTATAGCTTTGTTGTCCTTCCTCTGGTCATTATAGGGGCCCGACTCCGTTATTGCAGGTCCAATATTATCCCTCACTTCCATTGTGAAAGCATGATGCTCTTCAGCCTGGGGTGTGAAGAGTCCAGAGTCCAGATTGCAGGATTAGTAATGAGGACCCTCATGATGTTTTGTGACATCGCCATCATCCTAATTTCTTATCTGAAAGTTCTTCAAACTGTTCTTAGGATTGCGGTGGGAATGGCTCGGTATAAAGCCCTTCATACCTGTAGCACCCACCTGGTGGTGGTCGTCCTCATCTATTCCTCGGGATTCTTAATCTCTGTTCTGTACCTGCCGGGGAACTCCACTTCCTACGACCTTCAGAATATCTTCAGTGCCATCTACTTTCTATTCTCAGCAACACTCAATCCATTAATCTACGGTCTACGGATGGAGGGGATCAGGAGCAATTTACAGAAACGCTGGAGGAAGAAGAAAGGTCTATCAGTTCAACACAGAAAACACTGA
- the LOC141126404 gene encoding olfactory receptor 52Z1P-like encodes MDHLGYNKTSSFSHMEFILLGFPGVTKYRPLLALPFSFIYAVILSGNSVVMLVIVLEKSLHTPMYTLIFSLLATNVVYTTAITPKMLLGLFGLNQITLAGCLVQIFTVYSSIMAESTIVLLMAIDRYLAVHQPLHYQEIVVKHVIVHSAVNGVIRYSFVVLPLVITAARLCYCRSNIIPHFHCESMMLFSLGCEESRAQIVGLVVRTLMMFCDIPIILISYLKVLQTVLRIAVGMARNKALHTCSTHLVVVVLIYSSGFLISVLYLPGNSTSYDLQNIFSAIYFLFSAMVNPFIYGLRMEGIKSNIRKYWGKKKDLPVKQIRS; translated from the coding sequence ATGGATCATCTGGGATATAATAAGACCTCGTCCTTCTCTCACATGGAATTTATACTCCTTGGGTTTCCCGGAGTCACAAAGTACCGACCTCTCCTCGCTCTTCCCTTCTCCTTCATATACGCAGTGATACTAAGTGGTAATTCTGTGGTTATGTTGGTCATTGTGTTGGAGAAAAGTCTTCACACTCCGATGTACACACTCATCTTTTCTCTCTTGGCCACCAATGTTGTGTACACCACGGCCATCACACCCAAGATGCTTCTAGGACTGTTTGGCCTTAACCAGATCACCTTGGCTGGCTGTTTGGTGCAGATATTCACTGTATATTCCAGCATCATGGCCGAGTCCACAATTGTGCTGCTCATGGCTATAGACAGGTATCTAGCCGTCCACCAGCCACTACATTACCAGGAGATTGTAGTCAAGCATGTCATTGTTCACTCGGCAGTCAATGGAGTGATTCGTTATAGCTTTGTTGTCCTTCCTCTGGTCATTACAGCGGCCCGACTCTGTTACTGCAGGTCCAATATCATCCCTCACTTCCATTGTGAAAGCATGATGCTCTTCAGCCTGGGGTGTGAAGAGTCCAGAGCCCAGATTGTAGGATTGGTGGTGAGGACCCTCATGATGTTTTGTGACATCCCCATCATCCTAATTTCCTATCTGAAAGTTCTTCAAACTGTTCTTAGGATTGCGGTGGGAATGGCTCGGAATAAAGCCCTTCATACCTGTAGTACCCACCTGGTGGTGGTCGTCCTCATCTATTCATCTGGATTCTTAATCTCTGTTCTGTACCTGCCGGGAAACTCCACTTCCTACGACCTTCAGAATATCTTCAGTGCCATCTACTTTCTATTCTCAGCAATGGTCAATCCATTTATCTACGGTCTACGGATGGAGGGGATCAAGAGCAATATACGTAAATACTGGGGGAAAAAGAAAGATCTACCAGTTAAACAAATAAGAAGCTGA